In the genome of Flexistipes sinusarabici DSM 4947, one region contains:
- a CDS encoding IS110 family transposase, which produces MRSFTMKSYEKVVGIDVSKETLSISLYDGKSHISYETRNTVKSFFNDFVKKEKGIDFSKVLFMLENTGVYHLRLATHLSKECGYIVSVANPLVIKRYSQMNLKRVKTDKADARLIAEYGYINGDDWLFSPRDIDYYKIDMKLKAVEDFHKQINMLSNQIEAIEYLPFKDNSTLNAYKKLIENFKKEIKKIEKELDILLREKYVEEYKLLSSIPGVGLKLTGVILGKLNGFANFDRGKDVTSFVGICPSIYQSGTSVNGRGKISKKGNGYMRTILYLCSLSACKYNKSCAELYERLVAKGKPKKVALIAVANKLIRQAFGVLKSGKPYDPDHANNLTLVAKNA; this is translated from the coding sequence ATGAGGAGCTTTACGATGAAGAGCTATGAAAAAGTAGTGGGAATTGATGTATCCAAGGAAACGTTGTCAATCAGCTTATATGATGGCAAGAGTCACATAAGCTATGAGACAAGAAACACGGTAAAATCATTTTTTAATGATTTTGTTAAGAAGGAGAAGGGAATAGATTTTTCCAAAGTTCTTTTTATGCTGGAAAATACGGGAGTATACCATTTAAGATTAGCAACCCATTTGAGCAAGGAATGTGGTTATATTGTAAGTGTAGCGAATCCTCTTGTAATAAAGAGGTACTCACAGATGAATTTAAAACGTGTAAAGACAGACAAGGCCGATGCCCGTTTGATAGCGGAGTATGGTTATATTAACGGAGATGATTGGCTATTTTCTCCCCGGGATATAGACTATTATAAGATAGATATGAAACTTAAAGCGGTGGAAGATTTTCATAAGCAGATAAATATGTTGAGTAACCAGATTGAAGCGATTGAATATTTACCTTTCAAAGACAATAGCACACTAAATGCTTATAAAAAACTTATAGAGAATTTTAAGAAAGAGATAAAAAAGATAGAAAAAGAATTAGACATATTGCTGCGGGAGAAGTATGTCGAAGAGTATAAATTGCTTTCGAGTATTCCTGGAGTTGGGTTAAAGCTGACAGGAGTGATTTTGGGCAAATTAAACGGTTTTGCAAATTTTGATAGAGGTAAGGATGTAACGAGTTTTGTGGGTATATGTCCCAGTATTTACCAGTCAGGGACATCGGTCAATGGCAGAGGTAAAATATCGAAGAAGGGCAACGGCTATATGCGGACGATACTGTATTTATGCTCACTTTCAGCTTGCAAGTATAATAAATCATGCGCAGAATTATATGAGAGACTTGTAGCTAAAGGTAAGCCTAAAAAGGTTGCCTTAATAGCAGTAGCGAACAAGTTGATAAGGCAGGCATTTGGTGTATTGAAAAGTGGCAAACCGTATGATCCGGATCATGCAAATAATTTAACTTTGGTTGCAAAAAATGCTTGA